A stretch of Mus musculus strain C57BL/6J chromosome 19, GRCm38.p6 C57BL/6J DNA encodes these proteins:
- the Olfr1447 gene encoding olfactory receptor 1447, which produces MTIMKNRTEVTEFILLGLTNDPGLQLPLFITFLLIYTITVVGNLGMILLIVLDSRLHTPMYIFLGNLSLVDFCYSTAVTPTVMNGLLIGNKVISYNDCAAQMFFFGAFATVENYLLASMAYDRYAAVCKPLHYATIMTKSMYTWLITGSYVISFTNSSIHIADIFTLSFCKSNVIHHFFCDVPAIMALTCFDNQVREHVLLYIESLNVFFALIVICTSYMLIFVTILKMHSASGHHKAISTCASHFTAVSIFYGTVIFMYLQPSSNHSMDTDKVTSVFYTMVIPMLNPLVYSLRNKEVKNAFIKLILHY; this is translated from the coding sequence ATGACAATAATGAAGAACAGGACAGAAGTGACAGAGTTCATTCTGCTGGGGCTCACCAATGACCCAGGCCTGCAGCTTCCCCTGTTTATcaccttccttctcatctacacCATCACCGTGGTGGGAAACCTAGGGATGATCCTGCTGATTGTCCTGGACTCTCGGCTCCACACCCCCATGTACATTTTCCTTGGTAATCTTTCTCTGGTGGATTTCTGTTACTCTACAGCTGTCACACCCACAGTCATGAATGGGCTACTAATAGGAAACAAGGTCATTTCCTACAATGATTGTGCTGCTCAGATGTTCTTTTTTGGAGCCTTTGCTACTGTGGAGAACTATCTGTTGGCCTCAATGGCCTATGATCGCTATGCAGCAGTGTGTAAGCCCCTACACTATGCCACCATCATGACTAAAAGTATGTATACATGGCTTATCACTGGCTCTTATGTCATCAGTTTTACAAATTCCTCCATCCATATTGCAGACATATTCACTCTCTCCTTCTGCAAGTCCAATGTGATCCATCATTTTTTCTGTGATGTTCCTGCAATCATGGCTCTCACTTGTTTTGATAATCAAGTTAGGGAACATGTTCTTCTTTACATTGAGAGTTTAAATGTGTTTTTTGCTCTAATAGTTATTTGTACATCTTACATGTTAATTTTTGTCACCATCTTAAAGATGCACTCAGCTTCAGGACATCACAAGGCTATATCCACCTGTGCCTCTCACTTCACTGCAGTGTCCATTTTCTATGGAACTGTCATTTTCATGTATTTACAGCCCAGCTCCAATCATTCCATGGACACAGACAAAGTAACATCTGTATTCTACACCATGGTCATTCCTATGCTGAATCCTCTAGTCTACAGCCTGAGGAACAAGGAGGTGAAGAATGCATTTATAAAATTGATACTACATTATTAA